ACCACGCTGATCGGTTGGGTCTGGGTGATCACGGCGAGGAACGTGGTGTCATTCGCCGCCACCAGGTTGCCGACATCGAGCTGACGCAGGCCGACGCGACCGGTAATCGGTGCGCGGATCTTGGTGAATTCGAGATTGAGCTTGGCGTCGTTGACCGCTGCCTGATTGGTCTTCACGGTGCCAAGATACTGGCCGACCAGCGCTTCGGCGGTGTCCAGGGTCTGCTTGGCGATGCTGTCTTCCTTGAACAGGCCCCGATAGCGCTCGACATCGACCTGGGCGTTTTTCAACTGCGCCTGGTTCTGCAGCAAGGTGCCTTCAGCCTGGAGCAAGGCGTTCTGGTACGAGCGCGGATCGATCTCCGCCAGCAAGTCGCCGGCCTTCACCATCTGCCCTTCTTCGAAATAGATCTTCACCAGTTCGCCGCCGACCCGGCTGCGCACGTTGATGGTGTTCAGCGCAGTCACGGTGCCCAGCGCCTTGTAATACAGCGGGAAATCACCGGTGACCGCCGGCGCCACGCGCACCGGGATCGAACCTGCCGCCCCGCCGAAGCCCGGACGCATCATCCCCGAACGACCGGCATGACCGTTCGCGGGTTTCTCGCCGCCCTCCTTGTGGGTCGATCCGGCGGGCCAGAATTTCCAGCACAGACCGGCAATGACCAGCAGGACAAGCAGGCTGAGCAGCCAA
The sequence above is a segment of the Pseudomonas sp. HS6 genome. Coding sequences within it:
- a CDS encoding MdtA/MuxA family multidrug efflux RND transporter periplasmic adaptor subunit, translating into MVNHSMQSSSRNSRRWLLSLLVLLVIAGLCWKFWPAGSTHKEGGEKPANGHAGRSGMMRPGFGGAAGSIPVRVAPAVTGDFPLYYKALGTVTALNTINVRSRVGGELVKIYFEEGQMVKAGDLLAEIDPRSYQNALLQAEGTLLQNQAQLKNAQVDVERYRGLFKEDSIAKQTLDTAEALVGQYLGTVKTNQAAVNDAKLNLEFTKIRAPITGRVGLRQLDVGNLVAANDTTFLAVITQTQPISVVFTLPENTLETVLARYHSGAKLPAEAWDRGDTKLQASGVLQSLDNQIDVTTGTLKFKARYENRDQSLFPNQFVNVHLLADTLKGVVLAPSAAIQFGTNGTFVYALDGDKKVTIRQLKIGASDGNNTVITEGLAAGDRVVLEGTDRLKEGSEVEVVNDTQDVPTTPTEHLQGKSAATAPDATATNKAKKGA